The Lathyrus oleraceus cultivar Zhongwan6 chromosome 5, CAAS_Psat_ZW6_1.0, whole genome shotgun sequence genome includes the window CTCACCACAACAACCTTGCCCATCTCTGAAGCTGAAATGTTCAATGAACCAATATCACCACCCTCTTCAACACCTTCATCCCCACCTTACTACACCATCTCCTCTGACTCAAAGCCCTCTGACCCCCAATCTCCCACCTTGGCCCAGCTTCAGGCTCATGCCCTTTCCATATACCACCACTTTGAACCAGAAGCTAACATTCCATCACCATCTGAACAACCACCAACACCTCCATCTGAACCACCCATCGTAACATCCTCTGAAAACCCCATCATCCATAACTCTGAACCTTCCGCTGAAACCACCCCCACACCACCAACACCTACATTTCCTACCCCTGAACCAGAACCTAACTTCCCCACCCTAGAAGAAGCAATAACCTTATTTGTAGAGTCTTCAACGAAGAAGATCAGATCACTATCTGAGAATTTTGGTATCAGCGATAATCCCTCTGCAGTGAGGATTCACTGGAACAAAGTGATTATATGGATGACCTCTAAGGctttcaagctgaaaggcctctctgaacaagtccgaAACAACTTCATCAGAGAAGCTGGAGAGAGGCTGCAGGCATGTCTGGTCAGAGAGGcaaaagagaagaagaagaagagaaggcTCATCTGGAAGAAGAGCAAAGGGATAGAGAAGTTGCAGAGAAggctgctgctgctgctgctgaagctgaagcgaAAGCAAAAGCTGATGCTGAAGAGGCAGCACACATAGCTGCAGAAGAAGCTGCAAAGGCAAGAAatgatgctctgactcagggggagcaatCTCATTCTGATTTCGCTCCTCTTGTCCTGAAGACTCTAGAATATCTATAAAAGGAGCAACAGATAGTGAGAGCAAGACTGGACCAACAAGATTCCGTCAACAACAACATTCAGAACCCGCTGACTCAGCTGCTCCAAAGGATGCTTCCGCCTCCGAACTCTTAGGCACTTAGGCTTTGATTGTTGTTTTCCTTACTTATTTGCTATGTATTTTGTGCTCTTCTCTCTGTTTTGAATAGCTGCTTATATGTAATTCTCTTCTCATATATGAATCTAATTTTGACTACTCTATTATGTGCTAAGTCTTTTTTAGTCTGACAAAAAGGGGTAGAATAAAAACAGCTTTGATGAAAATATATCTAAGTCTCTCGCTGCACTGTGCACATTAATATCTTATGAAAATTCCAATCTATGCAGGAAACATCTAAAGGTAAAAACTAGCTGCTACACAAGGAAGATCTAGTAAGAACATCTGAAAACCTGTTATGATCTATCTCAGGGGGAGTCGTCACTCATCTGACTCTGAGATGATTTTTTAAATTCTTATTGTtagtatcattgtttcatcatcactctgaggtttttgtcatcatcaaaaagggggagattgtaagaatAAGATTCGGTGTCTATAATtcatctctaagattttgatgataacaaaggatgaaacaaattggtaccctaacatgatttatctaagtgtgcaggactctaatcaaaaAGAGGTCAGATAGACATACATCAGTTATACACGCAAGTCCAGAATGACCACTTAGAAGTTATTCAAgcagaagttctgactctgaacacAAAGGAAGCGTACAAAGCTCAACTAAGAAAGAGGTATCAGACGCTCTAAATCTGAAGAGCGCACTCTAAGGTCTGATGCTTTTACACTCTGATGTAATCACTATCAGGAAGACATCAAGAACCTCTAAAGTCAATCAACTTTCAACAACTATCTGAAGATGCACACGCTGAACAGAAACTCTGATCTCTGCATTCTGAATCAAAGATCAATAAGACTTAGATGTGAAGTCTTCCGCTTATGGCAAGAATCTATTTTTGGAAGAAAGTTAACGCACCTCAAACTACTATGGAAAGAACAAAGAGATTAATTACATTAAGCGTCCATCATTGCCAAGATCTTTTCATTCAATAGTCTCTTCATCAAAACCCCTATATATATATAGGATGGATCATCTTCGTAACGACAGGCGAAGCACACAAGCATACTGAAAACAATATTCAAATCTCTTGCTCACACAAGTTGTTTCTCTAAGTGTGGACTATTATTTTCCTCTTATATTGTGTCATTTCTGCTTACTTAGAAGCACTAAACACATAACTGTATTTTTTCATTAACTGCTGAAcattcctcaagtgacttgtgaagtctgtaaagttgagagggctaagagataTTTATCCTCTTAGACACTCAGTGTTGTAATCcttcaagattagtggattaagtccttgttgaaggcggaatcaccttggccgggtggactggagtagctttgaatttgAAGCGAACCAGGATTAACTTATATGTTGATAGCTTTATTTTTCGCGTGTGTTCtatttgcaaaagtttttattatctgttaaaacaattcaaacccctctttcttgtttttctcaaccttcaacAACTTCTTCTGACACAACATAAGTACCCACATCATAAGGACTATCAACTTCCTTCTCTACAACTTCTGCCTCAACTTCAGATTCTACTTGCTTCAACAGAGCTTCAACAATATAAAGCTTTTCCATAGCCTGATTGATCAGAGTAGATGCAATCAATCTTTCCCCTTCTTTCACAACCTTTGGACTCTTAAGTAGAGGTTATTCATCATCATCTTCGTCTTCATCAACTTCTGGAAGCACCATCTTCCTCAACTTCTTCTTCTTAACATGCAGTTCAGAAGTGTTGTCTTTTAAAGAGTCATGCCAATGGTTCCACTCCTTGTCTTGGTAGGCATCAAGACAACTGTGGAGGCCACTTATTGAACCTCTTTTTAAACTTTTGTTTGATGTAAAACCTTTCTCTTATGTGGCTTTTGAACCACCTTTTCATACTCAGAAGCAACTTTCTTCCTTTTTCTTGAATGTCTGTACATACTGCCTTCAGGAGCTTCAGGAATATCCTTCATGGTTAGAGTGACTCCAGTCTCTTCTCTGATCATATATGTTGAGTACCATTTATGAGAATGAGTCTCACATTCATTTAACATTTCAACTTCCTAAGTGTGCGTGTTCATTCTCTCTTGCTAGATACTTGGAAAAACTCCATAGGCAATCTCAAGAGTGTCCGACACTTCCTTGACAGAATCACAATTGAAAAATACTAAAATTCCTTGGAACTTAAAGAATTTATTAAAAGATGTTTGACTTTAAAACTAAGTTTGGCCATTCTCTTATCTTCTCTGGTCCAATGAAAATCAATTTTATTTACTACCTCATCATTTAAGGAGAAGGTGAGAATAAACAGGCCATTAATTTAAAATATCCCACCTTTTAATATCATTAGCTTTGATAAAAATTTAAAATCTAGCTTTCCATAGATAAAACCTATCACCATCAAACGCGGGAGGTATTCATGAAAAATCTCATGTAGGAAAAAAAGTGCTTGTAGTCTTCATCTTCCTCTTGAGATAGTTAGTCTTTAAACAGGAGTTAAATTCTGATTTTAGTTGTTGGAAAAGTGACTCCAAACACAAGAAGGAAAGGGGGTGAATTATGTGGGTTTGAAAATCCATTTCCAAATCAAAATATTTGACAAAATAAGAGTTTAAAATACGTTTGTAAAACAAAAAAGACGAAATCAGcaaaaataagaaaatcagaTAGATAGAAATACAGTAGAAATAAATAACTGAAAAGTAAATATTTAAGGGAAAGAGGAAAACACCCTATATTTATACAGTCTAATGAAGTGACCTACTCATTTTCCCAATAATTCCTTCTCGAGAGTTTCCACTATGATGAGAGCTTTTGATAGGTTTTGCTAACGAACCTCCTTATACAAGGATTTGAGTTTTACAATGGCTAACTTTACAACCATGCATAAAGTTTTTATGGAGACACAACCAATAGATTTTACCACAGGACAGTCTCAAACCAATTGAGAGCTTTTAACACTAGACTAAGCTCACGAACCAACTTAGAGTTTTTATTACAGAAACCTCTACAACCAAATAGAGATTTTAACTGGTTTACCTCAACAACCAGATAATAACTTTCAATTGGTTTAGCTCACAACCAAAACAAAATTTCTTCTAATGAGAATTTACAATTTTCCCCTTACATTAGACCCAAAACACCTCATATATAACAACTTCACTCTCAAAAGCACTAAGACAAAAGTGAGAAAATAAGGAgagcaaaaaaaaaaaaaaaaaaaaaaaatatatatatatatatatatatatatatatatatatattatatatatatatatatatatatatatatatatatatatatatatatatatatatatatatatatatatatatatatatatatatatatatatatatatatatatatatatatatatatatatatatatatatatatatatatgagagagagagttttaaaatatattttttagTGTGTTAGAAACTAGACATGAgccctctatttataggaaaaaaaCTGGCTCAAATATGGAAACAATCCATGGGCTTTTAAAAGCTCAGAATCGATTAAGCCAATGACATATTCTATTATTAAGTAAAAATAAAAGATTTTCTAAAGAGTAATTACATTCGATTATAATACCCAATAGTCGATTATGCGGCGTTACAAAAAGAGATAATCAATTAGGTCTAAGGCATAATCGATTATATAGTGTAAATCACACCCACAatgaattctttgaacttttaGCCAACTAGTGAGGCAGAAAAACATTTTTTTGTGATTTGAATAACAAGAGAGAGACTTTCCAATCAATTGAAATTATGTGTGtgattttttaaataaatttgagAGTTAGTCTTATACCTTTAGAGACATGTATCACATGACACGGACTCGGCGAGTTTTCACACCTCATCCCTTTCACAACTTTGACACTTCTTGTTATTTACCACATTATCTTTGACTTTAGAACTTCACTAGAACCTTGAATATTCTTTTGATGAGACTTGAGATAACTCTTCATGATAGACACCATCATCAGATACATAGCTTTATGAAAGATTATCACTGACTTCACCGAATTCTGCTTGACATAAAGTGTTTTTCTCTAAAGGGAGACTTTGATATCTTAATCTAAGCATTGCAATTTGATCATATGAAATATTGATCTTCAAGCACCATCACTTGATCACATCATATAATAACTTCACTTATCATCATCCAAACCAAAAGCTTTTATCAACACTTCTGATGAAGACTTTTGTTAAGAACATTGTCAATATCAAAACCAAATATATTGATGTAGACATGATACCTAAAAGCACATATATCCAcatttttttttatcaatgtCACCAATTTGTCTCATTTTCTTGGTATTTCTTGCACTGAAATTCTCCTAGTACTGGATGTATGCTTGGGCCCTTAGCTAGCAGATCTCTTATATCCCTTGATAGATTAATGCCAATGTTTTTTTTTCCAGAGAGACTTCAAGGAAGAAGTCTCAATTCTAATAGGAAAACTTTCATTCAATAATTGGTGTATTTGACCAAGATAGCCTCCTTTTTAAGTGCTCAATGTAATTTTATAGTGGTTCATCCTTCCCTTGGACTATAGACCCTAATGTATCTTGGTATTAGGGGTGTTAATGAGACGTGGAAAGTAAATTATCCTCATATATTCTTAAAATCAAATGGATTTGGCGAGTTTTTGCTTCAAATGCCcttctttttaaaaaaaattcccAATATGCCCCACTTTGAAAATCATTTCCCAATCTACCCCCTTTTCCAGTTGGGGctcgtcacttgaagtgacgaggggatgaagaattttttttgttttgtaggctcgtcacttgaagtgacgaggtgttgaagaattttgtgttttttattttttaatattttaaatagtttattaaataccaataataattaatataattgatttttaattattaattctatatttaattaataaaattgatttaattaaaaaaaataataatttttttataaaaaaatatttaaaataaatagtaaataattatagtttttcttgataataaaaaaattgtgatattattattttttattaaattaataataaaaatgaataatatttaaaatattaataatagaaataattggTTTTTTTAAGAATTTCAATGGAAGAAATACATTATTTGATTATAAGATgccaaaaataaataaataattatataatttttttttatgatCATATATCAATTGTGAGTTTTTCATATTATATCACAattttaataatatttaattCATATATTACATATATATTTAAGAATAAGATGAACATAAATTGCATTTAATTCTATTTATTCTAAATTCCATTTAATACcattgatatttttaatgttcCACAAAAAGTCCaatcattattatatattttcttaTGATAAATTTAATGTCattaattatatattaatatattttattatttataattttttataacACTGTGTTGTGTGCTCTCTATGACAACTATAAATCAATTCCTAATTTCTTTCTGAGAATTTAACACTATGTTATGTGCTCTCTATGATATTATTATCCCTTAATGTTATCATCATAGCAATATTATTACAACAATCATCAATGATCATCATTTATAACTTACATATAATTCGTATATTataataaaattaacatttaCAATTATTAATGATATAGTTTAATAATTAATTCAtgattaatttattttaaaataaaaaaatatttatttacTAATAATTAAAATATATGTAATATTTATTCAAAATTTCTTATTTTTCCAGTAAATACATACTTTTGTCTTATTTACATCAAAGACATAAATTTCTCCCCtcaaatatataaaaaaatttaaataatttaaataagTTTTACAGCCTATATAAATGTTAATTTAGTAAAAAAAAAAGTAATTGGataatttaataatttaataatatttatttaatcatttttataaaataattagTCAAAAATTATATTTCTTTCactaattatttaattttttattgtATCTTTTTCCAATCTCAGTCTTCTAATATTGTGTCATATTCTATTATTATTTGATAATATAACTATATAACTCACATAATTAATAAGATgccaaaaatatataaataattatataattttttttataatcaTATATCAGTTGTGAGTTTTTCATATTATATCACAattttaataatatttaattCATATATTACATATATATTTAAGAATAAGATGAACATAAATTGCATTTAATACTATTTATTCTAAATTCCATTTAATACcattgatatttttaatgttcCACAAAAAGTCCaatcattattatatattttcttaTGATAAATTTAATGTCATTAATTATGTattgattatttttaattaaatcaattatattaattaaatatagaattaataattaaaaatcaattatattaattattattggtatttaataaactatttaaaatattaaaaaataaaaaacacaaaattcttcaacatctcgtcacttcaagtgacgagcctacaaagcaaaaaaaaatcttcatcccctcgtcacttcaagtgacgagCCCCAACTGGAAAAGGGGTAGATTGGGAAATGATTTTCAAAATGGGCATATTgggaattttttttaaaaagaagGACATTTGAAGCAAAAACTCGAATTTGGCTTGTAGACTCTTGAAACTCGTTCAATCTCTTTCCTTAAGGATCAAGGCGAACAACCAATTTCTAGTAAGAGATATTCATGTTTGATGTATCTAGTAATTTAGAAATaaaatattttgaaataaattcGATTTAAAATCAAAACTAGTAACCCctttacatatatatatatatatatatatatatatatatatatatatatatatatatatatatatatatatatatatatatatatatatatatatatatatatatatatatatatatatatatatatatatatatgtgcATTTGCCTTGTTTGAGAAAACTACTATATTCATCAAAGGACAATTTGGGTTTTTCACACATTTACCTCTTTTTGTGTATGTTTCTGTGTTATTGCGTAAAGCATGATCCTATACCAATTTTGTGTCACTTCCCTAAGAAATTGATCAAAAACTCCACGACGCCACTCTCAGTATCACAGAACCAAGCAACTATTTCTTCAACCCATGAATCATCAACAACCATTAGAAGATACCATCATGGAAATGAGGGAATGTTTCATGCTTTCACCTGCTGGTGGTAGTGAACCATCTCTCAGAACTGCTCATTTTCTCAAACCTATTGCAAACTCCATTCATGAACTTAATTTTCAGTTTAACCTTGACCCTTCATCTTCTTCTTGTTCTGTCTTTGAACCTAAGGAATGTTCTTTGAAAATCAATTTCAATGGCTGGCGCTACCCACGGACAAAATGGGTTAAGTGGGTTGATCAACTTAAACCCAGGTACGAATCAGTTTGGAAAAAAGCTGGAATCTTTGAACCTATAATGAGTACTAAGAGCCGCATTATGAAAAATCAAGACTTGGTTTATGGGGTTGTTGAGAAATGGTGTTCTGAGACAAATACGTTTGTGTTTCCCTTTGGTGAAGCAACGATCACTTTGGAGGATGTTATTGTTTTGGGGGGTTACTCTCTATTTGGTGATCCTGTTTTCACACCACTTGAAGATCAAGAAATGAAAGAGGTTGAAAAGAAATTGATGCTTGCAAGACAAGAAAGGAGTAAGAAAGGTATGACTTCTACATCAGTTTGGATGGATGTTTTCATTGATAAAAGTAGTGAAATTGAGCATGAAGCATTTCTTGTTACTTGGTTGTCAATTTTTGTTTTTCCTCACAAATACAATCTGGTGAAAAGTTGTTTGTTTTCTATTGCTGTTCATCTTGCTAGAGGGAATCCTATTGCTTTAGCACCTGCTGTTTTGGCTAGTTTATACAAGGATTTGAGTTTGTTTAAGGAAACAATTGTAGGTTTTAAGAAATGTTCGGTAGGAGGTGATAGACTTCCCATGGTGTGGGAGATTAGTTTACAATCACCATTTTACTTGGTTCAAGTTTGGGTGTGGGAGAGGTTCAAAAATTTGCAGCCACAACCTAACTTGATCAATAAGGGAGACCATGTATTGTTAAGGTGGCATATGGTTAAGGCTTTGGAAATTGAGAATGTGAGGTTGGCATTAGAATCAGCTATTGA containing:
- the LOC127084966 gene encoding uncharacterized protein LOC127084966; translation: MNHQQPLEDTIMEMRECFMLSPAGGSEPSLRTAHFLKPIANSIHELNFQFNLDPSSSSCSVFEPKECSLKINFNGWRYPRTKWVKWVDQLKPRYESVWKKAGIFEPIMSTKSRIMKNQDLVYGVVEKWCSETNTFVFPFGEATITLEDVIVLGGYSLFGDPVFTPLEDQEMKEVEKKLMLARQERSKKGMTSTSVWMDVFIDKSSEIEHEAFLVTWLSIFVFPHKYNLVKSCLFSIAVHLARGNPIALAPAVLASLYKDLSLFKETIVGFKKCSVGGDRLPMVWEISLQSPFYLVQVWVWERFKNLQPQPNLINKGDHVLLRWHMVKALEIENVRLALESAIDDFLWRPYVRYVDNCGMFYPNDEILVPFKKVLVDIQMLSFVLCLRVSELVGFECIEQYLPHRVAMQFGMDQDVPGYVSRFNNTETIAWKNYTRPLSDTSLHFPSRFFEADVTTRYSKWWKKSVLGPQGFNKNVVRQKKNVGSLKCSPEAKLSLEFSQKLVGPVTLGKSCDDVSKTSKGDNIVDDDVPSDFIPEVLTTMSSENSVEDVLKAEKNVDADARSSLPQKHSTLSPLLSDEDCKHVLEEDVEFNDANESKEEARMSSDRISESGNQEESYSNLSEASIAELERRISRLEKVHAKLKTTR
- the LOC127080886 gene encoding uncharacterized protein LOC127080886, giving the protein MFNEPISPPSSTPSSPPYYTISSDSKPSDPQSPTLAQLQAHALSIYHHFEPEANIPSPSEQPPTPPSEPPIVTSSENPIIHNSEPSAETTPTPPTPTFPTPEPEPNFPTLEEAITLFVESSTKKIRSLSENFGISDNPSAVRIHWNKRSWREAAGMSGQRGKREEEEEKAHLEEEQRDREVAEKAAAAAAEAEAKAKADAEEAAHIAAEEAAKARNDALTQGEQSHSDFAPLVLKTLEYL